A single genomic interval of Flavihumibacter rivuli harbors:
- a CDS encoding amylo-alpha-1,6-glucosidase produces the protein MTREKDYIASIELLRKASTPFGFVASVQEHDNYKRVWTRDGTIISLAALLTADTELVNTARHTVQTIMDHQHPTGFMPSNVAPDGKVSYGGTVGRADNPSWAVIGLCQYTLFTGEQELADQYRPQVEKCFSVMDAWEYNGKHLLYVPQSGDWADEYIQHGYVLFNQLLRVWALQLAARVYGEEVWLEKARQVITVIQTNFWNNQDAANLYAPNLKHQLEKAPLDFWFLGFNPARIYSQFDLQANAIALLLGIGDHQQNATLLELIESFFGKQQDILPSFFPTIDWNDPDMAELRNNYAYSFRNKPNEFHNGGLWPVWNGWMVAALEAHGHQRIAGAITEAIAVANRKNNYEFNECLHGETREPIGVPYCTWSAAGFVIAKNYLKGKRFFTQ, from the coding sequence ATGACAAGGGAAAAGGATTATATAGCATCAATTGAATTGCTGAGAAAAGCTTCCACACCATTTGGTTTCGTAGCCAGCGTGCAGGAACATGACAATTACAAGCGGGTATGGACCAGGGACGGTACCATCATCAGTTTGGCAGCATTGCTCACGGCAGACACGGAACTAGTCAATACAGCAAGGCACACAGTCCAAACCATCATGGACCACCAGCATCCAACAGGGTTCATGCCCTCCAATGTTGCACCAGATGGCAAGGTAAGTTATGGCGGAACGGTGGGGAGGGCAGACAATCCCAGCTGGGCGGTGATCGGCCTCTGCCAGTATACTTTGTTCACCGGTGAACAGGAGCTAGCAGACCAATACAGGCCACAGGTCGAAAAATGTTTTTCGGTTATGGATGCCTGGGAATATAACGGCAAGCACCTCTTGTATGTTCCCCAAAGCGGTGACTGGGCGGATGAATATATTCAACACGGATATGTGTTGTTCAACCAACTACTCAGGGTATGGGCATTGCAGCTGGCAGCAAGGGTATATGGCGAAGAAGTCTGGCTGGAAAAAGCAAGACAGGTCATTACCGTGATCCAGACGAACTTTTGGAACAACCAGGATGCAGCCAACCTTTATGCCCCTAACCTAAAGCACCAGTTGGAAAAGGCACCACTTGATTTCTGGTTCCTGGGTTTCAACCCGGCAAGGATCTATTCCCAGTTCGACCTGCAGGCCAATGCAATTGCCCTGTTGCTGGGCATTGGTGACCACCAGCAGAATGCGACACTGCTGGAATTAATTGAAAGTTTTTTTGGCAAACAACAGGACATACTACCGTCATTCTTTCCAACCATTGACTGGAATGATCCTGATATGGCAGAACTCAGGAATAACTATGCCTATAGTTTCCGTAATAAACCCAATGAATTCCATAACGGTGGCCTGTGGCCGGTTTGGAATGGATGGATGGTTGCGGCACTGGAGGCACATGGCCACCAAAGAATAGCCGGCGCTATAACAGAAGCTATTGCAGTGGCCAACCGCAAGAACAATTATGAGTTCAATGAATGCCTGCATGGCGAAACCCGGGAACCGATTGGTGTACCTTATTGCACCTGGAGTGCCGCGGGTTTCGTGATCGCCAAGAACTATCTTAAAGGAAAAAGATTCTTCACCCAATAA
- the treA gene encoding alpha,alpha-trehalase TreA, producing MRKVLLIGALVFSSWSVIAQVGTPDQVYGELFRDVQEARIFPDGKTFVDCIPKRDPSEIVKDYLAAKKNPALRFSLELFVKENFDLPVNPAEQYKTDEAEDITTHINKLWKVLRREADLPVKGSSLLPLPNAYIVPGGRFREIYYWDSYFTMLGLKESGEHEILESMVRNFAYLIDTYGHIPNGNRSYYISRSQPPFFAMMVELLASIKGDGAYKEFLPALEKEYAYWMDGETVVKPGAAIKAVVKLKDGTILNRYWDESREPRQESYREDVETARLSKRNKVEMYQHLRAGAASGWDFSSRWFADRKNITSIQTTYYIPVDLNSLLYKLEMVLSTAYLVGGNASKAQQLEARAEKRRVAVDKYCWNKSLKFYTDVDYRTGKSTGMVTPAGLFPYCFFPQRQGFLSMLANQSAVVVKDKLLKPGGIVTSEQQSGQQWDAPNGWAPLQWMAVVALDRCGQRGMARDICTRWMKLNEKVYKETGKLMEKYNVMNIDLPAGGGEYAAQDGFGWTNGVYLAMQAWMKKTAN from the coding sequence ATGCGTAAAGTCTTGTTGATTGGAGCTTTGGTCTTTTCTTCCTGGTCAGTAATTGCCCAGGTGGGTACCCCTGACCAGGTCTATGGTGAACTCTTCCGTGATGTACAGGAAGCAAGGATATTCCCGGATGGTAAGACCTTTGTGGATTGTATTCCCAAAAGGGATCCGTCAGAGATCGTGAAGGATTACCTGGCCGCAAAAAAGAACCCGGCGCTAAGGTTCTCACTGGAACTTTTTGTTAAAGAGAATTTCGACCTTCCGGTGAATCCGGCAGAGCAATACAAGACAGACGAAGCAGAGGATATTACCACCCATATCAATAAACTCTGGAAGGTTTTGAGAAGGGAAGCCGACCTGCCTGTGAAAGGTTCTTCCCTGCTTCCTTTACCCAATGCTTACATCGTCCCGGGAGGAAGGTTCAGGGAGATCTATTATTGGGATTCCTATTTCACCATGTTAGGGTTGAAGGAAAGTGGTGAACATGAGATCCTGGAAAGTATGGTCAGGAATTTCGCTTACCTGATCGATACCTACGGCCATATACCCAATGGCAACCGCAGCTATTATATAAGCCGCTCTCAACCGCCTTTTTTTGCCATGATGGTGGAATTGTTGGCATCCATCAAAGGGGATGGTGCCTACAAAGAGTTTTTGCCGGCCCTGGAAAAAGAGTATGCCTACTGGATGGACGGCGAAACAGTTGTTAAGCCTGGTGCGGCTATTAAAGCGGTGGTGAAATTGAAGGATGGTACCATCCTGAACCGTTATTGGGATGAGAGCCGCGAACCCAGGCAGGAGAGTTACCGCGAAGATGTTGAAACAGCCAGGCTGTCAAAGCGGAACAAGGTTGAAATGTACCAGCATCTTCGTGCGGGGGCAGCGAGTGGATGGGATTTCAGCAGCAGGTGGTTTGCTGACAGGAAGAATATAACCAGTATCCAAACGACCTATTATATTCCTGTTGACCTGAACAGCCTTTTGTATAAACTGGAAATGGTACTATCCACTGCTTACCTGGTGGGAGGTAATGCATCAAAGGCCCAGCAATTGGAGGCCAGGGCGGAAAAAAGAAGGGTGGCGGTAGATAAATATTGCTGGAACAAATCATTGAAATTCTATACTGACGTGGATTACAGGACAGGAAAGTCAACAGGGATGGTTACACCGGCAGGATTGTTTCCTTATTGCTTTTTTCCCCAGCGCCAGGGCTTCCTTAGTATGCTGGCCAATCAATCGGCTGTAGTTGTTAAGGATAAGCTGTTGAAGCCCGGTGGCATTGTGACCTCTGAGCAGCAATCAGGCCAGCAATGGGACGCTCCCAATGGATGGGCTCCATTGCAGTGGATGGCTGTTGTGGCACTTGACCGATGCGGGCAAAGGGGAATGGCCAGGGATATATGCACCCGCTGGATGAAATTGAATGAAAAGGTGTACAAGGAGACCGGGAAGTTGATGGAGAAGTATAATGTGATGAATATTGACCTTCCGGCCGGTGGTGGCGAGTATGCCGCACAGGACGGTTTTGGCTGGACCAATGGAGTTTACCTGGCCATGCAGGCCTGGATGAAGAAAACAGCTAATTGA
- a CDS encoding carbohydrate kinase family protein, translating to MQPAYVLAIGEALIDAVSTQFVDDLSQARALDLKPGGSPANFCRFLNQLGTNSKLVAAVGKDGMGSIILRDMDEKGIDTSDIQLLEDHATTIILVGKSKGTPDFIAYRGADKEIHAIRHSLVEECSIIHTTAFALSKEPARHSIMHALQQAKATGKQVSIDFNYAEKIWGKNNDAEDIFTALLSMQPLLKCSMDDVERFTGKPLSEHEAREFLGSYNTTVTCLTCGSNGVWFKTMQDDWKHAPAEPVQVVDSTGAGDSFWAGFIHAWMQRQPVQECIKNALATAALRLQGKL from the coding sequence ATGCAACCCGCTTATGTACTTGCCATTGGCGAAGCATTGATCGACGCAGTATCAACCCAATTTGTTGATGACCTGTCACAGGCCAGGGCATTGGACTTGAAACCAGGTGGTAGTCCGGCAAATTTCTGCCGTTTCCTGAATCAACTGGGAACAAATTCTAAACTGGTAGCCGCTGTTGGTAAGGATGGCATGGGTTCCATAATCCTCCGGGATATGGATGAGAAAGGCATTGACACTTCTGACATCCAGCTGCTGGAAGACCATGCCACCACCATCATCCTGGTGGGCAAGAGCAAAGGCACACCCGATTTTATCGCATACCGCGGCGCAGACAAAGAGATACATGCCATCAGGCATTCCCTGGTTGAAGAATGTTCAATTATCCATACTACCGCATTCGCATTGAGCAAGGAACCGGCCAGGCATTCCATTATGCATGCTTTACAACAGGCTAAGGCAACCGGGAAGCAGGTCAGCATTGATTTCAATTATGCGGAAAAGATCTGGGGAAAGAACAATGATGCTGAAGATATCTTTACTGCCTTGCTCTCCATGCAACCACTATTGAAATGCAGCATGGATGATGTTGAACGATTTACCGGCAAGCCACTTTCAGAACATGAGGCCAGGGAATTCCTGGGAAGCTACAATACAACGGTGACCTGTCTTACCTGTGGCAGTAACGGGGTCTGGTTCAAGACAATGCAGGACGACTGGAAACATGCCCCGGCCGAACCTGTGCAGGTGGTAGACAGTACCGGTGCCGGGGATTCTTTCTGGGCAGGCTTTATCCATGCATGGATGCAAAGGCAACCGGTTCAGGAATGCATTAAAAATGCCCTGGCTACGGCTGCATTGCGTCTCCAGGGCAAACTATGA
- a CDS encoding MFS transporter, whose protein sequence is MNLPKPRLSFWQIINMNVGFFGIQYSFGLQQTAINPLYTFLDARPEDLPILNLAGPMTGLLIQPIIGALSDKTWHPRWGRRKPYFLIGAIFCSLCLFAFPFSRTLWMAAGLLWILDAANNTAMEPYRAFIADKLDSSQQPMGFLTQSFFTGLGITLANLSLGFFKSVDALNGKSPAGIPYWVYGSFFVGAVCSIVSVLWSVLKTPEIPPTAEELRLLRERKGGLFEPFQEIIHAIKDMPKVMWQLALVYLFQWYAMFCYWQFVSLSIAKSIFNTTSTGEGYEQAVVLAGKVNGFYNIVTFLSAFGLVWLTRRINAKYVHVICLLMATSALLIFPHIQNPSLLYAPMIGFGIAWASMMGVPYIIVVGNIPKERYGVYMGIINMMIVIPMILQTLSFGWIYNNFLGSDPNKAISFAGILLLLAAIATLRIKSNTKASANITLPSGGGH, encoded by the coding sequence ATGAATCTTCCCAAACCCCGGTTATCCTTCTGGCAGATCATTAACATGAATGTCGGGTTCTTCGGCATCCAGTATAGTTTTGGTCTCCAGCAGACTGCCATTAACCCACTTTACACCTTCCTGGATGCAAGGCCTGAAGACCTGCCCATCCTTAACCTGGCAGGTCCCATGACCGGGCTACTCATCCAACCTATCATCGGGGCCTTGAGCGATAAGACCTGGCATCCCAGGTGGGGAAGGAGAAAGCCCTATTTCCTGATCGGGGCCATCTTTTGCAGCCTTTGCCTTTTTGCTTTTCCATTTAGCAGGACACTTTGGATGGCCGCCGGACTTTTGTGGATCCTCGATGCCGCAAACAATACTGCCATGGAGCCTTACAGGGCATTCATAGCTGATAAGCTTGACAGCAGCCAACAACCCATGGGCTTCCTGACCCAGAGTTTCTTTACCGGACTTGGCATTACGCTGGCTAACCTCTCACTAGGATTCTTCAAGTCTGTTGATGCACTAAACGGCAAATCACCCGCAGGCATACCTTACTGGGTTTATGGATCATTCTTTGTAGGTGCAGTCTGTTCTATTGTATCTGTACTTTGGTCTGTACTGAAGACCCCGGAGATCCCCCCAACAGCGGAAGAACTAAGACTCCTGAGGGAAAGAAAAGGCGGATTGTTTGAACCATTCCAGGAGATCATCCATGCCATCAAGGATATGCCCAAAGTGATGTGGCAACTTGCGCTAGTTTACCTTTTCCAATGGTATGCCATGTTCTGTTACTGGCAATTTGTTTCGCTCAGCATAGCCAAATCCATTTTCAACACTACGTCTACTGGTGAAGGTTATGAACAGGCCGTGGTGTTAGCAGGAAAAGTAAATGGCTTCTACAATATCGTCACCTTCCTTTCAGCTTTCGGACTAGTATGGCTTACAAGGAGGATCAATGCGAAATATGTACATGTGATCTGCCTGCTGATGGCCACTTCTGCCCTGCTCATATTCCCACACATCCAGAATCCCTCACTCCTGTATGCCCCCATGATCGGCTTCGGTATTGCATGGGCCAGTATGATGGGGGTACCCTATATCATTGTGGTGGGCAATATCCCTAAGGAAAGGTATGGGGTTTATATGGGCATCATCAACATGATGATCGTGATCCCGATGATCCTGCAAACCCTTTCCTTTGGATGGATCTATAATAATTTCCTGGGTAGCGACCCCAATAAGGCCATCAGTTTTGCTGGCATCCTGCTGCTGCTTGCCGCAATAGCCACACTCAGGATAAAATCAAATACCAAGGCATCAGCCAATATTACACTGCCCTCAGGAGGAGGACATTAG
- a CDS encoding glycoside hydrolase family 65 protein codes for MKKKFNVLLLLLVWQCWAGPAHSQAIDPWVIEARNIDPSNYYGITVANGMIGIVSSPEPFKVKDVVLAGAYDQYGRGRVSNFLRSFNLLNMTLDIDGRRMDARSATNFRQSLDMRKAAFTASFDYADKATVSYTYYSLRHLPFTVLMDVAITPKKDIAIHAASIMEAPDALRDVQNYYNEIDRPHVVLSLLTSSAKSPTGKLLMCASNTFLFEEHHGEEPRVIHEMWDNNMHLVKFAKKLKAGQTYRFAVAGSSITSAHHDDPLNEAERLTIYAKLEGRDRLLQFHQKAWDELWKSDITIGGDEQAQQDIHSMLYHLYSFTREGTANSPSPMGLSGLGYNGHVFWDTELWMYPAVLLMHPELAKSMVEYRFQRLDAAKRNAFSKGFKGAMFPWESAETGVEETPVWALSGPFEHHITACVAIAAWNYYCVTQDKQWLRDRGWPILSATADFWASRVERNGSGKYDIKNVVAADEWAENVDNNAFTNAAAKANLSYATEAAKLLGLAPDPDWMVVASNIPILKFPDGVTREHATYNGEGIKQADVNLLSYPLKEVTDPKAVRKDLEYYEQRVPNEGTPAMTQAVFTTLYARLGDQEKAYYWFKDSYLPNLNAPFRVIAETKGGTNPYFATGAGGIIQSVLMGFGGLEITPKGVVQTKSVLPKHWKSLTITGVGPEKKTFTVK; via the coding sequence ATGAAAAAGAAGTTTAACGTTTTACTGTTGCTCCTGGTTTGGCAATGCTGGGCGGGCCCTGCCCATTCCCAGGCGATAGACCCATGGGTAATAGAAGCCCGCAATATTGATCCATCCAACTACTATGGTATTACCGTTGCCAATGGCATGATCGGGATCGTTTCTTCCCCTGAACCATTCAAGGTAAAGGATGTGGTGCTGGCCGGCGCTTACGACCAGTATGGCAGGGGCAGGGTGAGTAATTTCCTCCGGAGCTTCAATCTCCTGAACATGACCCTGGATATCGATGGCAGGCGAATGGATGCAAGGTCAGCTACCAATTTCCGCCAGTCGCTGGATATGCGGAAGGCTGCTTTCACTGCATCCTTCGATTATGCCGACAAGGCAACGGTGAGTTATACCTATTATTCCCTTCGGCATTTGCCCTTCACGGTATTGATGGATGTTGCTATAACGCCAAAGAAGGATATCGCCATCCATGCGGCCAGTATCATGGAAGCGCCGGATGCATTAAGGGATGTGCAGAATTACTACAATGAGATCGACCGCCCGCATGTGGTGCTGAGCCTGCTGACTTCCTCTGCAAAAAGCCCTACGGGTAAATTATTGATGTGTGCTTCCAATACCTTTCTATTTGAGGAACACCATGGGGAAGAGCCAAGGGTGATCCATGAGATGTGGGACAATAATATGCACCTGGTGAAATTTGCCAAGAAGTTAAAGGCCGGCCAGACCTATCGTTTTGCCGTAGCCGGTTCTTCCATTACCTCCGCCCACCACGATGATCCTTTGAATGAAGCAGAGCGCCTGACCATTTATGCCAAACTGGAAGGCCGTGACAGGTTGTTGCAGTTCCACCAAAAAGCCTGGGATGAATTATGGAAAAGTGACATCACCATTGGTGGTGATGAACAGGCCCAGCAGGACATCCATAGCATGTTATACCATCTTTACTCTTTCACAAGGGAAGGAACGGCTAATTCCCCCTCACCCATGGGCTTGAGTGGTTTAGGTTATAATGGGCATGTGTTCTGGGATACCGAATTGTGGATGTACCCTGCAGTATTGTTGATGCATCCGGAGCTGGCCAAAAGCATGGTGGAGTACAGGTTTCAGCGACTGGACGCCGCCAAGCGCAATGCTTTCTCAAAAGGGTTCAAAGGCGCCATGTTCCCCTGGGAAAGTGCGGAGACCGGGGTGGAAGAAACCCCTGTTTGGGCGCTTAGTGGTCCATTTGAGCACCATATCACGGCCTGTGTGGCGATCGCTGCCTGGAATTACTATTGTGTAACACAGGACAAGCAATGGCTCAGGGACAGGGGCTGGCCTATTTTATCAGCTACCGCTGATTTTTGGGCCAGCAGGGTGGAAAGGAATGGCTCGGGTAAGTATGATATCAAAAATGTCGTAGCTGCTGATGAGTGGGCAGAGAACGTTGATAATAACGCCTTCACTAATGCAGCTGCAAAAGCCAACCTCTCTTACGCCACTGAAGCGGCCAAACTATTGGGTCTGGCACCTGATCCTGATTGGATGGTGGTGGCCAGCAATATCCCCATCCTTAAATTCCCTGATGGGGTAACGCGTGAACACGCCACTTACAATGGTGAAGGGATCAAGCAGGCAGATGTCAACCTGTTGTCTTATCCTTTGAAGGAAGTCACTGATCCCAAGGCTGTCAGGAAGGATCTTGAATATTATGAGCAAAGGGTTCCGAATGAAGGTACGCCGGCTATGACGCAGGCGGTGTTCACAACACTCTATGCCAGGTTAGGTGACCAGGAGAAGGCCTATTACTGGTTCAAGGATTCCTACCTGCCCAACCTGAATGCACCCTTCCGGGTGATCGCTGAGACAAAGGGCGGCACGAACCCTTATTTTGCGACAGGGGCAGGTGGTATCATCCAAAGTGTATTGATGGGTTTTGGTGGATTGGAGATCACCCCAAAAGGAGTGGTGCAAACCAAATCTGTATTGCCTAAGCACTGGAAAAGCCTTACTATAACAGGTGTTGGGCCTGAAAAGAAAACCTTTACGGTCAAATAG
- a CDS encoding VCBS repeat-containing protein: protein MKRSFSNGRVFSGTIMLTGFLMVLACACNKGKEAAPVFSMLRAERTGLDFANNLQSTPDFNMFKYMYFYNGAGVGAGDFNNDGRIDVFFASNQGRNRLFLNDGGLQFKDVTEKAGIPDDGAWSTGVSVVDINDDGLLDIYVCRVGQYEVLKGKNQLLVCTGIKDGVPVFEDRAAVYGVDFSGFSTQAAFFDHDLDGDLDMYLMNHSVHHNGTFGERKNFLGTSHPLSGDKFFRNDNGRFKEVTNEVGINSSVIGYGLGIAISDINADGYPDIYIGNDFHENDYLYINQGDGTFKDELTSRIRHTSQFSMGVDIADINNDAAPEIITMDMLPEDPYILRRSLGEDEYNLFQMKVRYGYNHQYARNNLQLNDGLGQFRETGLYSGVYATDWSWSPLWLDFDNDGQKDLFVSNGIPKRLNDIDYVNYVSNEEVQSKIREGKMGEKEMALIDKFPQIKLPNRFFLNRGEARFEDVTASIGNNLDSYSNGAAYADFDNDGDVDVVVNNIDDKVFLYENHSSNKGKVNWLDIQLKGPAGNNKAIGAMAVAYTSKGIQTLEKFPVRGFQSSMEVPLHLGLGTATLDSLLLVWPDNTYEKVRLKDSTGNLSVTYRKGLPVFDRKALLQRIEYSRIGYSDETLASGIAFNHTENLFVEFNREPLIPRMLSKEGPAVASGDLNGDGLDDLFLGNARNAIAAIYLQQPDGKFTLSMQPVLNADSAYEDVDAVMLDINGDKANDLVVVSGGNEFYGKDSLMQPRAYLNDGKGKLSKLPEAFKGIFLTGSCIAPHDVNGDGAIDLFIGARAVPFEYGVIPTSYLLLNDGKGKFTIAPPVLSAAFNQLGLVKQARWVDLDGDKDKDLLLALEWDGIIALMNEGGKFARKVLSGQSGWWNTVDAVDLDNDGDLDIVAGNLGLNSRLKANAKEPVRLYVNDFDGNGKKEQVLTYYLHGQELPFANKADLEKQMPLLKKKFLYAGDFAKASLEEVFGADKLKSSQKLEANNFSSMVLLNNGSKGYVEIPLPWKAQLSPLMTIAVMDVNGDGLPDILPGFNFYENTIQMGRNDADFGGVLMNKGKGRFDYVEWNGAPIEGEIRRIVPVRLKSGETILVYARNNGPVSIIKPGK, encoded by the coding sequence ATGAAGAGAAGTTTTTCCAATGGCAGGGTGTTTTCGGGAACCATTATGCTGACAGGATTTTTAATGGTCCTGGCTTGCGCTTGCAACAAGGGAAAGGAAGCTGCTCCCGTCTTTTCCATGCTGAGGGCAGAACGAACTGGCCTTGATTTCGCGAATAACCTTCAATCCACCCCGGATTTCAACATGTTCAAGTACATGTATTTCTACAACGGGGCAGGGGTAGGTGCCGGGGATTTCAATAATGATGGCCGCATAGATGTGTTTTTCGCCTCCAACCAGGGGAGGAACAGGTTGTTCCTAAACGATGGAGGTTTGCAGTTCAAGGATGTTACCGAAAAAGCTGGTATCCCTGATGATGGGGCATGGTCTACAGGGGTATCTGTAGTGGACATCAACGACGATGGCCTGCTCGATATTTATGTTTGCAGGGTTGGCCAGTATGAAGTGCTGAAAGGAAAGAACCAGTTATTGGTTTGCACGGGCATCAAAGATGGTGTGCCTGTCTTTGAAGACCGGGCAGCAGTATATGGCGTGGATTTTTCCGGGTTCAGTACCCAGGCAGCTTTTTTCGATCATGACCTTGACGGCGACCTGGACATGTACCTCATGAACCACTCTGTTCACCACAATGGCACATTTGGCGAGCGCAAGAACTTCCTAGGGACTTCGCATCCCTTATCAGGGGATAAATTCTTCCGGAATGATAATGGTCGCTTTAAGGAAGTAACCAATGAGGTGGGTATCAATAGTTCTGTGATCGGTTATGGTTTAGGGATCGCTATTTCCGATATCAATGCAGATGGCTATCCCGATATTTATATCGGCAATGATTTCCATGAGAACGACTACCTCTATATCAATCAGGGCGATGGGACATTCAAGGATGAATTGACCTCAAGGATCCGCCATACTTCACAGTTTTCGATGGGGGTGGATATTGCAGACATCAATAATGATGCGGCACCGGAGATCATCACCATGGATATGTTGCCGGAGGATCCCTATATCCTCCGCCGTTCCCTGGGCGAGGATGAGTATAACCTTTTCCAGATGAAGGTCCGCTATGGGTATAACCACCAATATGCCCGCAATAACCTACAACTTAATGATGGATTGGGCCAATTCAGGGAAACCGGCCTGTACAGTGGAGTATATGCCACAGACTGGTCATGGTCGCCACTTTGGCTGGACTTTGACAATGATGGCCAGAAGGATTTGTTTGTGTCCAATGGTATTCCGAAACGGTTGAATGATATCGACTACGTGAATTATGTATCTAACGAGGAAGTGCAATCGAAGATCAGGGAGGGCAAGATGGGGGAAAAGGAAATGGCGCTGATTGATAAATTCCCGCAGATCAAATTACCCAACCGGTTCTTTCTGAACAGGGGGGAGGCTCGATTTGAAGATGTTACAGCGTCGATCGGTAACAACCTCGACAGCTACTCGAATGGAGCCGCTTATGCTGACTTTGATAATGATGGGGATGTTGATGTGGTTGTCAATAATATTGATGATAAGGTATTCCTGTATGAGAACCATAGCAGTAACAAGGGGAAAGTAAACTGGCTGGACATCCAATTGAAAGGGCCTGCCGGTAACAATAAGGCCATTGGCGCAATGGCAGTTGCCTATACGTCAAAGGGGATCCAGACCCTGGAAAAATTTCCTGTGCGTGGATTCCAATCCAGCATGGAGGTTCCCCTTCACCTGGGTCTAGGTACCGCAACCCTTGATTCCCTATTGCTGGTTTGGCCGGATAATACCTATGAGAAGGTCCGGTTGAAGGATAGTACAGGGAATTTGTCTGTCACCTACCGCAAAGGCTTACCAGTCTTCGATAGAAAGGCCTTGCTTCAACGGATCGAATATAGTCGCATCGGGTATTCAGATGAAACCCTCGCTTCGGGTATTGCTTTCAATCATACCGAGAACCTGTTCGTGGAATTCAACCGCGAACCCCTGATCCCGCGCATGTTGTCGAAGGAAGGGCCGGCTGTTGCCAGCGGGGACCTCAATGGTGATGGACTGGATGACCTTTTCCTGGGTAATGCACGCAATGCCATAGCAGCAATTTACCTGCAGCAGCCGGATGGGAAGTTTACACTGTCAATGCAGCCGGTATTGAATGCCGATAGTGCCTATGAAGATGTAGATGCCGTAATGCTTGATATCAATGGTGACAAGGCCAATGACCTGGTGGTGGTGAGTGGAGGAAATGAGTTCTATGGTAAGGATTCCCTGATGCAACCCCGCGCCTACCTTAATGATGGTAAGGGGAAACTCTCCAAATTGCCTGAAGCATTCAAAGGCATATTCCTGACGGGTTCATGTATAGCCCCCCATGATGTAAATGGTGATGGTGCTATTGACCTATTCATTGGTGCACGTGCTGTTCCATTTGAGTATGGGGTGATCCCAACCTCCTACCTGTTGCTGAATGATGGCAAAGGGAAATTTACTATTGCGCCTCCCGTCTTATCAGCCGCCTTCAACCAGCTTGGCCTGGTGAAGCAGGCAAGGTGGGTGGACCTCGATGGTGACAAGGATAAGGACCTGCTGCTTGCCCTGGAATGGGATGGCATCATAGCCTTAATGAATGAGGGAGGAAAGTTTGCACGAAAAGTGCTTAGTGGACAAAGTGGCTGGTGGAATACGGTGGATGCAGTTGACCTCGATAATGATGGCGACCTGGATATTGTAGCCGGCAACCTGGGGTTGAACAGCAGGCTAAAGGCGAATGCTAAGGAGCCGGTTCGACTATACGTCAATGATTTTGATGGTAATGGCAAGAAGGAGCAGGTGCTCACTTATTACCTTCATGGACAAGAGTTGCCCTTTGCGAATAAGGCTGACCTGGAGAAACAAATGCCATTGCTGAAGAAGAAATTCCTGTATGCAGGGGATTTTGCGAAGGCCAGCCTGGAAGAGGTTTTTGGAGCCGACAAACTGAAGTCATCCCAAAAACTTGAGGCGAATAATTTTAGCAGCATGGTATTGCTGAACAATGGGTCGAAGGGGTATGTAGAAATTCCTTTGCCCTGGAAAGCCCAGCTGTCACCATTGATGACCATAGCGGTCATGGATGTGAACGGTGACGGTCTTCCTGATATCCTGCCCGGGTTCAACTTCTATGAGAATACCATCCAGATGGGTCGAAATGATGCCGATTTTGGAGGGGTGTTGATGAATAAGGGAAAGGGCAGGTTTGATTATGTAGAATGGAATGGCGCCCCAATAGAAGGGGAGATCAGGCGGATAGTACCTGTAAGGTTAAAGTCAGGGGAAACAATCCTGGTCTATGCCAGGAATAATGGACCAGTAAGCATAATAAAGCCGGGTAAATAA